A single genomic interval of Metasolibacillus fluoroglycofenilyticus harbors:
- a CDS encoding enoyl-CoA hydratase, whose protein sequence is MEYLNWTIDEGVAIVTIQRPPANALSRGMIAEVNELLDKVEQDDNVRVIVLHGEGRFFSAGADIKEFTEVSSGAEFAKLAVHGQNVFERLETFPKPVIAAIHGAALGGGLELAMGCHLRFVTEGAKLGLPELQLGLIPGFAGTQRLPRYVGFAKAAEMLFTSEPITGTEAVQWGLANQAFTDEELLPKTLEIAKKIAKKSPVALKAAIAMLQYAKTASFYEGAAAEAESFGTVFVSEDAKEGIQAFIEKRQPVFKGK, encoded by the coding sequence ATGGAATATCTCAATTGGACAATAGACGAAGGGGTAGCGATTGTAACGATTCAGCGCCCACCCGCTAATGCCTTATCACGAGGAATGATTGCCGAAGTGAATGAATTACTCGATAAGGTAGAGCAAGATGACAATGTACGTGTTATCGTGCTGCACGGTGAAGGTCGCTTTTTCTCTGCGGGTGCAGATATTAAAGAGTTTACAGAAGTATCATCAGGTGCAGAATTTGCTAAATTAGCCGTGCATGGACAAAATGTGTTTGAGCGATTGGAAACATTCCCGAAACCAGTTATTGCGGCAATTCATGGCGCAGCATTAGGCGGTGGGTTAGAGCTTGCGATGGGCTGTCATTTACGCTTTGTGACAGAGGGGGCAAAGCTAGGGCTACCAGAGCTACAGCTTGGCTTAATTCCAGGCTTTGCTGGGACACAGCGCTTGCCGCGTTATGTCGGGTTTGCAAAGGCGGCAGAAATGCTGTTTACATCTGAGCCAATCACTGGAACAGAGGCTGTCCAGTGGGGATTAGCAAATCAAGCATTTACGGATGAAGAATTATTACCAAAAACACTTGAAATTGCGAAGAAAATTGCAAAGAAAAGCCCTGTTGCGCTTAAGGCGGCAATTGCTATGCTGCAATATGCTAAAACGGCATCGTTCTACGAAGGTGCAGCAGCAGAGGCAGAAAGCTTTGGCACAGTTTTCGTATCAGAAGATGCAAAAGAAGGAATACAAGCATTTATTGAAAAACGTCAACCAGTTTTTAAAGGTAAATAA
- the uvrC gene encoding excinuclease ABC subunit UvrC, with protein sequence MNEIIQNKLAILPDEPGCYLMKDRQGTVIYVGKAKILKNRVRSYFSGTHDGKTQRLVSEIEDFEYIVTASDLEALMLELNLIKQYDPKYNIMLTDDKTYPYIKITNEKYPRILTTRKISKDRAKYFGPYPNAYAANETRKLLDRIYPLRKCAQLPAQVCLYYHLGQCLAPCVKEIEPQIYREMAEEIAKFLNGDYVEVKQSLERQMYEAAEQLQFERAKEFRDQITHIEAIMQKQKIITKDLSNRDVFGYAVEKGWMCVQVLFVRQGKLIERDVSIFPIYRDPEEEFLTFVGRFYEETKHLKPKEIFIPSTIDEKLLESLLEVRVVIPKRGAKKELVDMAMKNAEIGIHEKFQLIERQEVRTVGACEALGEAMGIASPLRIEAFDNSHMHGADAVSAMVVFIDGKPAKKEYRKYKLRETASHDDYGAMQEVIRRRYTRVLKENLPLPDLIVIDGGKGQMEVAREVIEDELGLYIPIAGLAKDEKHNTSQLLFGDPPVPIVLKRTSDSFYLLQRIQDEVHRFAITFLRQQHGTNAIKSVLDNIEGIGPKRKQQLLKAFGSVKKIREATVEELAAQRIPQALAEKIYTYFQEEAKKKSE encoded by the coding sequence ATGAATGAGATTATTCAAAACAAACTAGCTATTTTACCAGATGAGCCAGGCTGCTACTTAATGAAGGACCGACAGGGAACGGTGATTTATGTAGGTAAGGCAAAAATATTAAAAAACCGTGTTCGCTCTTATTTTTCGGGGACACATGATGGTAAAACACAGCGCCTAGTCAGTGAAATTGAGGATTTTGAATATATCGTTACAGCTTCTGACTTAGAAGCCTTAATGCTAGAGTTAAACTTAATCAAGCAATACGATCCAAAATATAATATTATGCTGACAGATGATAAAACGTATCCGTATATAAAAATTACAAATGAAAAATACCCGCGCATTTTAACGACGCGTAAAATTAGCAAAGATAGGGCAAAATATTTCGGTCCATATCCGAACGCTTATGCGGCGAATGAAACGCGCAAACTTTTAGACCGCATTTATCCGCTAAGAAAATGTGCGCAACTGCCAGCCCAAGTATGCTTATATTACCATTTGGGACAATGTTTAGCACCCTGCGTAAAGGAAATTGAACCGCAAATTTATCGTGAAATGGCAGAGGAAATTGCTAAATTTTTAAATGGTGATTATGTCGAAGTGAAGCAAAGTTTAGAGCGTCAAATGTATGAAGCGGCAGAACAGCTACAATTTGAAAGAGCAAAGGAATTTCGCGACCAAATTACGCATATCGAGGCGATTATGCAAAAGCAAAAAATTATAACGAAAGATTTATCAAATCGAGATGTATTTGGCTATGCAGTGGAAAAAGGCTGGATGTGTGTGCAAGTACTGTTTGTGCGACAAGGAAAATTAATCGAGCGCGATGTTTCTATTTTTCCAATTTATCGTGACCCAGAAGAGGAATTTTTAACATTTGTCGGTCGCTTTTATGAGGAAACGAAGCATTTAAAGCCGAAGGAAATATTTATTCCTTCTACAATTGATGAAAAATTGCTCGAAAGCTTACTTGAAGTCCGCGTGGTAATTCCAAAGCGCGGAGCCAAAAAAGAGCTAGTGGATATGGCGATGAAAAATGCTGAGATTGGAATACATGAAAAATTCCAGCTAATCGAAAGACAGGAAGTACGTACTGTCGGCGCTTGTGAGGCGCTAGGTGAGGCGATGGGTATTGCTTCGCCATTGCGTATTGAAGCGTTTGATAATAGCCATATGCATGGAGCTGATGCTGTTTCTGCAATGGTTGTTTTCATTGATGGCAAGCCTGCCAAGAAAGAATATCGTAAATATAAGCTAAGAGAAACAGCAAGCCATGACGATTATGGTGCGATGCAGGAAGTTATTCGTCGTCGCTATACGCGCGTGTTAAAGGAAAATTTGCCGCTGCCTGATTTAATCGTTATCGATGGTGGTAAAGGGCAGATGGAGGTTGCGCGTGAAGTGATTGAGGATGAGCTTGGCTTGTATATTCCAATCGCAGGGCTCGCGAAGGATGAAAAACACAACACATCACAGCTTTTATTTGGTGATCCACCAGTGCCAATTGTGTTAAAGCGGACAAGTGATAGCTTCTATTTGCTACAGCGCATTCAGGATGAAGTACACCGCTTTGCTATTACATTTTTACGTCAGCAGCATGGCACAAATGCCATTAAATCAGTACTTGATAATATTGAAGGTATTGGACCGAAGCGCAAGCAACAGCTATTAAAGGCATTTGGCTCAGTAAAGAAAATTCGCGAAGCAACTGTTGAGGAGCTGGCAGCACAGCGCATTCCACAGGCGCTAGCGGAAAAAATTTATACGTATTTTCAAGAGGAAGCAAAGAAGAAGAGCGAGTAG
- the sdhA gene encoding succinate dehydrogenase flavoprotein subunit: MAKSKIIVVGGGLAGLMATIKAAEAGTEVELFSLVPVKRSHSVCAQGGINGAVNTKGEGDSPWIHFDDTVYGGDFLANQPPVKAMCDAAPGIIHLMDRMGVMFNRTPEGLLDFRRFGGTLMHRTAFAGATTGQQLLYALDEQVRAHEVAGLVTKYEHWEFLGAVLDDDGVCRGIVAQDLVKEEIRAFRGDAVIMATGGPGIIFGKTTNSVINTGSAASIVYQQGASYANGEFIQIHPTAIPGDDKNRLMSESARGEGGRVWTYKDGKPWYFLEEKYPAYGNLVPRDIATREIFDVCVNQKLGINGENMVYLDLSHKDPHELDVKLGGIIEIYEKFVGDDPRKLPMKIFPAVHYSMGGLWVDYNQMTEIPGLFAAGECDFSQHGANRLGANSLLSAIYGGMVAGPNAVDYVKGLKKHAEDLPETIFEAHVKEETEKWEAILKMDGTENAYLLHKELGEWMTDNMTVVRHNDRLEKTYEKLTELQERWENINIYDTQKWSNQGAHFTRQLKNMLYLAKVMTKGALLRNESRGAHYKPDFPNRDDENFLKTTMAKFDPATGEPIITYQEVDVSLIPPRKRDYSSKGDN; this comes from the coding sequence ATGGCAAAAAGCAAAATCATCGTTGTTGGTGGCGGTTTAGCTGGCTTGATGGCAACGATTAAGGCTGCTGAAGCAGGCACTGAAGTTGAATTATTCTCATTAGTTCCAGTTAAACGCTCACACTCTGTTTGTGCGCAGGGCGGAATTAATGGTGCAGTAAATACAAAAGGTGAAGGGGACTCTCCTTGGATTCACTTTGACGATACAGTATATGGTGGCGACTTCTTAGCAAACCAACCACCAGTAAAAGCTATGTGTGACGCAGCACCTGGTATTATTCACTTAATGGACCGTATGGGTGTAATGTTCAACCGTACGCCAGAAGGTTTACTTGATTTCCGTCGTTTCGGAGGTACATTAATGCACCGCACAGCGTTCGCTGGTGCAACGACTGGTCAACAATTATTATATGCACTAGACGAGCAGGTTCGTGCACACGAAGTTGCTGGTTTAGTAACAAAATATGAACATTGGGAATTCCTTGGTGCTGTACTTGATGATGATGGCGTATGCCGCGGTATCGTAGCACAAGATTTAGTAAAAGAAGAAATCCGCGCATTCCGTGGTGATGCTGTCATTATGGCAACTGGTGGTCCTGGTATTATCTTCGGTAAAACAACAAACTCTGTAATTAACACAGGCTCTGCTGCTTCTATCGTATATCAACAAGGTGCATCTTATGCAAATGGTGAATTCATTCAAATCCACCCAACGGCGATTCCTGGCGATGATAAGAACCGCCTAATGTCTGAATCAGCACGTGGTGAAGGTGGACGAGTTTGGACTTATAAAGATGGTAAGCCTTGGTACTTCTTAGAAGAAAAATATCCAGCATACGGTAACCTAGTACCACGTGATATTGCAACACGTGAAATTTTTGATGTTTGCGTAAACCAAAAACTTGGTATTAACGGCGAAAACATGGTGTATTTAGACCTTTCTCATAAAGATCCACATGAGCTTGATGTAAAACTTGGTGGTATCATTGAAATTTATGAAAAATTCGTTGGGGATGACCCACGTAAATTACCAATGAAAATCTTCCCAGCAGTTCACTACTCAATGGGTGGTTTATGGGTTGACTACAATCAAATGACAGAAATTCCTGGATTATTTGCTGCTGGTGAGTGTGATTTCTCACAACATGGTGCAAACCGTTTAGGAGCAAACTCATTATTATCAGCTATTTACGGTGGTATGGTTGCAGGACCAAATGCTGTTGACTATGTAAAAGGTCTTAAGAAGCATGCAGAGGATTTACCAGAAACTATTTTTGAAGCACATGTGAAAGAAGAGACTGAGAAGTGGGAAGCAATCCTGAAAATGGATGGCACAGAAAATGCCTACTTATTGCATAAAGAGCTTGGCGAGTGGATGACTGACAACATGACAGTGGTACGTCATAACGACCGCCTAGAGAAAACTTACGAGAAATTAACTGAACTTCAAGAGCGTTGGGAAAATATCAATATTTATGACACGCAAAAGTGGTCAAACCAAGGTGCTCACTTTACTCGTCAGTTAAAGAATATGCTTTACCTTGCAAAAGTTATGACAAAAGGTGCGTTACTGCGTAATGAATCTCGTGGTGCACACTATAAACCTGATTTCCCGAACCGTGACGATGAAAACTTCTTGAAAACAACAATGGCGAAATTTGATCCAGCAACGGGTGAGCCTATTATTACTTACCAAGAAGTGGATGTTTCATTAATTCCGCCACGTAAACGTGACTATTCTTCGAAAGGGGATAATTAA
- a CDS encoding TetR/AcrR family transcriptional regulator, producing MKRNKPKYKQIIDAAVIAIAENGYHQAQVSKIAKQAGVADGTIYLYFKNKEDILISVFQEKMVVFVENLQEILKSGETSSEKLCRMIESHFSVLASDHHLATVTQLELRQSNKEIRLKINAILKEYLKLLDEILIEGMVSGEFNSAMDVRVARQMVFGTIDEITTTWVMNDYRYNLLEQAPKVQQLLLHGLKA from the coding sequence ATGAAGCGCAATAAGCCAAAATATAAACAAATTATTGATGCTGCTGTTATTGCAATTGCTGAAAATGGCTACCATCAGGCACAAGTTTCTAAAATTGCCAAACAAGCTGGCGTGGCGGACGGAACAATTTATCTTTATTTTAAAAATAAAGAGGACATTTTAATTTCTGTCTTTCAAGAAAAGATGGTCGTATTCGTTGAAAATTTGCAAGAAATTTTAAAAAGTGGTGAAACCTCTTCGGAGAAATTATGCCGAATGATTGAAAGCCATTTTTCAGTATTGGCAAGTGATCATCATCTAGCTACAGTAACACAATTAGAATTGCGTCAATCCAACAAGGAAATCCGCTTAAAAATCAACGCGATTTTAAAGGAGTATCTAAAGCTCCTCGATGAAATTCTAATCGAGGGCATGGTATCAGGCGAATTTAATTCTGCAATGGATGTGCGAGTAGCACGTCAAATGGTATTCGGTACAATAGATGAAATTACAACAACTTGGGTGATGAACGACTATCGCTATAATTTACTTGAACAAGCGCCAAAAGTGCAGCAATTACTACTGCATGGCTTAAAAGCTTAA
- a CDS encoding electron transfer flavoprotein subunit alpha/FixB family protein produces MSKKVLVLGEVREGSLRNVSFEAIAAAKQIADGGEIVGVLIGDAVADVANELVAYGADRVVTVEHPHLKSYTSDGYSQAFMAVVGEESPEAIVFGHTALGKDLSPKIASKLQSGLVSDVTEIEGAGDSALFIRPIYSGKAFEKVKVKEGIVFVTIRPNNIAPLAKDAGRSGNVSSLAVEITNLRTIIKEVVRKSAEGVDLSEAKVVVAGGRGVKSEEGFEPLKELANLLGGAVGASRGACDAEYCDYSLQIGQTGKVVTPDLYIAAGISGAIQHLAGMSNSKVIVAINKDPEANIFKVADYGIVGDLFEVVPMLIEEFKALKANA; encoded by the coding sequence ATGTCAAAAAAAGTGTTAGTATTAGGGGAAGTTCGTGAAGGAAGCCTACGTAACGTATCGTTCGAGGCAATTGCGGCAGCAAAGCAAATCGCTGACGGTGGGGAAATCGTTGGTGTATTAATTGGGGATGCAGTAGCGGATGTAGCAAATGAGTTAGTAGCATATGGTGCAGACCGCGTTGTAACAGTTGAACATCCACACTTAAAATCATATACATCAGATGGTTATAGCCAAGCATTTATGGCTGTTGTAGGTGAAGAAAGCCCAGAGGCAATCGTTTTCGGTCATACGGCATTAGGGAAAGATTTATCGCCAAAAATCGCCTCTAAATTGCAATCGGGTCTTGTATCAGATGTAACGGAAATCGAAGGTGCTGGCGATAGCGCATTATTTATCCGCCCAATTTACTCTGGAAAAGCATTTGAAAAAGTAAAAGTAAAAGAGGGCATCGTGTTCGTAACGATTCGTCCAAACAATATCGCACCGCTTGCTAAAGACGCAGGCCGCTCAGGTAATGTATCCTCATTAGCTGTTGAAATTACAAATTTACGTACAATTATTAAAGAAGTTGTACGCAAATCAGCAGAGGGTGTTGATTTATCAGAGGCGAAAGTAGTTGTTGCTGGTGGTCGTGGTGTGAAGTCTGAAGAGGGCTTCGAGCCATTAAAAGAGCTTGCTAATTTATTAGGTGGCGCAGTAGGGGCTTCACGTGGTGCATGTGATGCAGAATACTGTGATTACTCTTTACAAATCGGTCAAACAGGTAAAGTCGTAACACCAGACCTTTACATTGCTGCAGGTATTTCGGGCGCAATCCAACATTTAGCTGGTATGTCAAACTCGAAAGTAATTGTTGCAATCAATAAAGACCCAGAAGCAAATATTTTCAAAGTAGCAGACTACGGTATCGTCGGCGACCTATTCGAAGTTGTACCGATGTTAATTGAAGAATTTAAAGCGTTGAAGGCGAACGCCTAA
- a CDS encoding sigma-70 family RNA polymerase sigma factor — MRYLLTIHNLKEIMNLYTESLIRLAYYYVKDRQVAEDIVQEVFIKIYHHPDKYEERGQLQAYLYKMTANKSKDYLRSWSYKKVQLQNKIFPSTSKMEPDELVRKDEEAIVAEAILELPLKQREVLIYFYFNEMNIKDIASILFIPESTVKTRLRRGKELLKNKLKDIQWEVLLNE, encoded by the coding sequence GTGCGATACTTGTTAACTATTCACAATTTAAAAGAAATAATGAATCTCTATACAGAATCCTTAATACGATTAGCATATTACTACGTAAAAGATCGCCAAGTAGCCGAAGATATTGTACAGGAAGTATTTATTAAAATATATCATCATCCAGATAAATATGAAGAACGTGGACAATTACAAGCTTATTTATATAAGATGACAGCAAATAAAAGCAAGGATTACTTAAGAAGTTGGTCTTATAAAAAAGTACAACTGCAAAATAAAATTTTCCCCTCGACTAGTAAAATGGAGCCAGATGAATTAGTAAGAAAAGATGAAGAAGCTATAGTAGCAGAGGCAATCCTTGAATTACCATTAAAACAAAGAGAGGTACTCATTTATTTTTATTTTAATGAAATGAATATTAAAGATATAGCAAGTATTTTGTTTATTCCAGAAAGTACGGTAAAAACGCGATTAAGAAGGGGCAAAGAGCTATTAAAGAATAAATTGAAGGATATTCAATGGGAGGTGCTTTTAAATGAATAA
- the trxA gene encoding thioredoxin, translating to MAIIQATDQNFAQEIANGVVLVDFWATWCGPCKMIAPVLEELDAEIGNDVKIVKVDVDNNQVTAAEYQIMSIPSLLLFVDGELKAKTAGFQPKEALIDFIDSNK from the coding sequence ATGGCAATTATACAAGCAACAGATCAAAACTTTGCACAAGAAATCGCTAATGGCGTTGTTCTTGTAGATTTTTGGGCAACATGGTGTGGCCCATGTAAAATGATTGCACCTGTTCTAGAGGAATTGGATGCAGAAATCGGTAACGATGTGAAAATTGTCAAAGTAGATGTTGATAACAACCAAGTGACAGCAGCAGAGTACCAAATTATGTCGATTCCGTCATTACTATTATTTGTAGATGGCGAATTAAAAGCGAAAACAGCTGGTTTCCAACCGAAAGAAGCTTTAATCGACTTTATCGATTCAAACAAATAA
- a CDS encoding YslB family protein, with product METGNTKMIPTFGYEIIRDYVLSSILGKHEEDVLYWSGKEIARKFPLFSMEEAAAFFKEAGWGTLTLEKETKDSRTYILTGDADILRFDSRCFRLEAGFLAQQLQHQIGFLTECYDEKNSKKQLVQFQLKSDLKEVIK from the coding sequence ATGGAAACCGGTAATACAAAGATGATCCCTACATTCGGCTATGAAATTATACGTGATTATGTACTGTCCTCTATATTAGGAAAGCATGAAGAAGATGTGCTTTATTGGTCAGGCAAAGAAATAGCTCGAAAGTTTCCACTTTTTTCAATGGAAGAAGCAGCCGCTTTTTTCAAGGAGGCCGGCTGGGGAACATTAACACTAGAAAAAGAAACGAAAGATAGCCGTACATATATTTTGACAGGCGATGCCGATATTTTAAGATTCGATAGCCGCTGCTTCCGCCTTGAAGCAGGTTTTTTAGCGCAGCAGCTACAACATCAAATTGGCTTTTTAACAGAATGCTATGATGAAAAAAATAGCAAAAAGCAACTTGTTCAGTTTCAATTAAAATCAGATTTAAAGGAAGTAATTAAGTAA
- a CDS encoding electron transfer flavoprotein subunit beta/FixA family protein codes for MNIYVLVKRTFDTEEKIVVAGGEIQEDGAEFIINPYDEYAIEEAIQKRDALGGKVTVITIGGEDAEKQLRTALAMGADEAVLINTEDDLDELDQYTSAYILAEYLKDKEADLILAGNVAIDGGSGQVGPRLADLLGINYVTTITSLEIDGTNVKIVRDIEGDSEVLETSLPLLVTAQQGLNEPRYPSLPGIMKAKKKPLEELELDDLDIDEDDVEVKVETVEIYLPPQKAAGRILEGELQAQVKELVNLLHTEAKVV; via the coding sequence ATGAATATTTATGTATTAGTAAAACGCACGTTCGACACAGAGGAAAAAATCGTTGTAGCAGGTGGCGAAATCCAAGAGGATGGCGCTGAGTTTATCATTAATCCGTATGATGAATACGCAATTGAAGAAGCGATTCAAAAACGCGATGCATTAGGCGGGAAAGTAACAGTAATAACAATTGGTGGAGAAGATGCCGAGAAGCAGCTGCGCACAGCATTAGCGATGGGGGCAGATGAAGCGGTATTAATCAATACAGAAGATGATTTAGACGAGTTAGATCAATATACATCAGCTTATATTCTAGCAGAATATTTAAAAGATAAAGAGGCAGATTTAATTTTGGCAGGGAATGTTGCGATTGATGGCGGCTCTGGTCAAGTAGGACCCCGCTTAGCCGACCTTTTAGGCATCAACTATGTAACGACAATTACAAGCTTAGAAATCGATGGCACAAACGTGAAAATCGTGCGTGATATCGAAGGGGACTCAGAAGTATTAGAAACTTCATTACCTTTATTAGTAACAGCTCAACAAGGTCTAAATGAGCCACGCTACCCATCTTTACCAGGTATTATGAAAGCAAAGAAAAAGCCATTAGAAGAGCTTGAGCTTGATGACTTAGATATCGATGAAGATGATGTAGAAGTAAAAGTGGAAACAGTAGAAATCTACTTACCGCCACAAAAAGCGGCAGGACGCATTTTAGAAGGCGAATTACAAGCGCAAGTTAAAGAGCTTGTAAACTTACTACACACAGAAGCGAAAGTTGTCTAA
- a CDS encoding succinate dehydrogenase cytochrome b558 subunit encodes MSKDREFLWRRLHSLLGIIPVGLFLVFHLSLNFTAVGGEDTYNSATGMMELVPHALLLVMEWVIIYIPLMFHAFYGVYIAFTATNNTSRFSTFRNWAFRLQRMTGIFLVVFIAWHIFQTRIQKALGAEVNYDMMAEIVASPWMLGFYIVGILSATFHLANGIWAFLVSWGITQSPKSQQIATYVTMVIFAILSIVGVAAILAFV; translated from the coding sequence TTGTCAAAAGATCGTGAGTTTTTATGGCGCCGCTTACATTCTCTATTAGGTATTATTCCAGTAGGTCTGTTTTTGGTGTTCCACTTATCTTTGAACTTCACTGCAGTTGGTGGTGAAGATACTTACAATAGCGCAACTGGAATGATGGAGTTAGTTCCACATGCACTATTGCTAGTAATGGAATGGGTAATCATTTATATTCCATTAATGTTCCATGCTTTCTACGGAGTGTATATTGCATTCACAGCAACGAATAATACGTCACGCTTCAGTACGTTTCGTAACTGGGCATTCCGTCTTCAACGTATGACGGGTATTTTCCTAGTTGTATTCATCGCATGGCATATTTTCCAAACGCGTATTCAAAAAGCGCTTGGTGCTGAAGTAAACTACGATATGATGGCGGAAATCGTTGCATCGCCATGGATGCTTGGTTTCTACATAGTGGGAATTTTATCAGCAACATTCCACTTAGCAAACGGCATCTGGGCATTTTTAGTGAGCTGGGGTATTACTCAATCTCCAAAATCACAACAAATTGCAACTTACGTAACGATGGTTATTTTCGCTATTCTAAGCATCGTTGGTGTAGCAGCTATTTTAGCATTCGTTTAA
- a CDS encoding GNAT family N-acetyltransferase has protein sequence MDTITLRSLQQADFPYVLIWSKDPEFCAANGWEIERQEADLAAWWERCLHINSPSFIRLGIEYKGILIGYADLAEIHDQQAEIGVAIGDRSLWGIGLGTKVVKQLIDYGADNLNITIFKGETHATNLRSQNMLQKLGFKEISRIGSELYCNEEVTLVQYQYSIY, from the coding sequence ATGGATACTATTACACTTAGATCTCTGCAACAGGCTGATTTCCCCTATGTATTAATATGGAGCAAAGACCCAGAGTTTTGTGCGGCAAATGGCTGGGAAATAGAGCGCCAAGAGGCTGATCTCGCTGCATGGTGGGAGCGCTGCTTACATATAAATAGCCCGTCGTTTATTCGCCTTGGAATTGAATATAAAGGAATACTTATTGGCTACGCAGATTTAGCTGAAATACATGACCAGCAAGCGGAAATTGGAGTAGCGATTGGGGATAGGAGTCTTTGGGGGATCGGGCTAGGCACGAAAGTGGTTAAACAGCTTATAGATTATGGCGCTGATAATTTGAATATTACAATATTCAAAGGGGAAACACATGCGACAAATCTTCGCTCACAAAACATGTTGCAGAAACTTGGCTTTAAAGAAATCAGTCGCATAGGTAGTGAGCTGTATTGCAATGAAGAAGTGACATTGGTTCAATATCAATACAGTATTTACTAA